A single region of the Methylocystis echinoides genome encodes:
- a CDS encoding AAA family ATPase yields the protein MTLPESLQSSEHLQSSAVSTRLADVKRFLLDHLVCADALVERLLIGMIADGHILLEGAPGLAKTRAAKLLARALDLSFARIQCTPDLMPADITGTSIWRPDRGVFEFAAGPIFHSLLLVDEINRAPPKVQSALLEAMAERQATVGGETRALPDVFMTVATQNPIEQEGVFPLPEAQLDRFMLHVELTLPDAASERRILDLVEREAFHDPPAPPALLNAREIGVARAEANAVFLSPAVKDYIVRLVTAPRDRSFAPELAARIEHPASPRGTLALAAAAKARAYLAGRDHVVPDDVAELAVDVLSHRTILSWRAQAEGETARRVVRAYLDAVEPA from the coding sequence ATGACGTTGCCTGAGTCGCTTCAATCCAGCGAACACCTTCAATCCAGCGCCGTGAGCACGCGCCTCGCCGACGTCAAGCGGTTCCTGCTCGACCATCTTGTCTGCGCGGATGCGCTCGTCGAGCGGCTGCTGATCGGCATGATCGCCGACGGTCACATTCTCCTCGAGGGCGCGCCCGGCCTCGCCAAGACGCGCGCCGCAAAGCTGCTCGCGCGCGCGCTCGATCTTTCCTTCGCGCGCATCCAGTGCACGCCCGATCTCATGCCGGCGGACATCACGGGCACATCGATCTGGCGGCCCGACCGCGGCGTCTTCGAATTCGCGGCCGGCCCCATATTCCATTCGCTTCTTCTCGTCGACGAGATCAACCGCGCGCCGCCGAAAGTGCAATCCGCGCTGCTCGAGGCGATGGCCGAGCGACAGGCCACCGTCGGGGGCGAGACGCGCGCGCTGCCCGATGTTTTCATGACGGTCGCGACGCAAAATCCGATCGAGCAGGAGGGCGTGTTTCCCCTGCCGGAGGCCCAGCTCGACCGTTTCATGCTGCATGTCGAACTCACGCTTCCCGACGCGGCGTCCGAGCGGCGTATCCTCGATCTCGTTGAGCGGGAGGCGTTCCACGACCCGCCGGCGCCGCCGGCTTTGCTGAACGCCCGCGAGATTGGCGTGGCGCGGGCGGAGGCGAATGCCGTGTTTCTGTCGCCCGCGGTGAAGGATTACATCGTGCGGCTCGTGACCGCGCCGCGCGACAGGAGCTTCGCGCCCGAGCTTGCGGCCCGGATCGAACATCCTGCGTCGCCGCGCGGGACCCTGGCGCTCGCCGCCGCCGCGAAGGCGCGCGCCTATCTCGCGGGGCGCGATCACGTCGTTCCCGACGATGTCGCGGAACTGGCCGTCGACGTGCTGTCGCATCGCACCATCCTGTCGTGGCGCGCTCAGGCCGAAGGCGAGACGGCGCGCCGGGTCGTGCGCGCCTATCTCGACGCGGTCGAACCCGCATGA
- a CDS encoding alpha/beta fold hydrolase, translating into METFVSGGVEIAYSDFEPLSEDRREPIVLVHGFASTHAVNWMFTQWVKTLTEDGRRVIAFDNRGHGRSQKLYDPAQYALDLMAQDVANLLDHLSIARADVMGYSLGARIATVLTLTRPERVRSLVLGGIGQYLVQEAGLPGGLAEAMEAERIEDVENPMLKIFRGFAESTRSDLRALAACVRGARKAIDPGLLAQIACPVLICVGTRDDVAGDPSPLEPLFRDVRLVDIPGRDHNRAVGDRIYKQAVLEFLATRP; encoded by the coding sequence ATGGAAACTTTCGTCTCTGGTGGCGTTGAGATTGCCTATTCGGATTTCGAGCCGCTCTCCGAAGACAGGCGCGAACCGATTGTGCTCGTTCACGGTTTCGCCTCGACCCACGCCGTGAACTGGATGTTCACCCAATGGGTCAAGACCCTGACGGAAGACGGCCGCCGCGTCATCGCCTTCGACAACCGTGGCCATGGACGATCCCAAAAACTGTATGACCCGGCGCAATATGCGCTCGACCTCATGGCGCAGGACGTCGCCAACCTTCTCGATCACCTCTCCATCGCCCGCGCCGACGTCATGGGCTATTCGCTCGGCGCCCGGATCGCGACCGTCCTGACGCTCACCCGCCCCGAGCGGGTCCGTTCGCTCGTTCTGGGCGGGATCGGCCAGTATCTCGTGCAGGAAGCCGGCCTGCCGGGCGGCCTCGCCGAAGCCATGGAGGCGGAGCGAATCGAGGATGTGGAAAACCCCATGCTGAAGATTTTCCGGGGCTTCGCGGAATCCACCCGCAGCGATCTGCGGGCGCTCGCGGCCTGCGTGCGCGGGGCGCGCAAGGCGATCGACCCCGGCCTGCTCGCCCAGATCGCGTGCCCGGTGCTGATCTGCGTCGGCACGCGGGACGATGTCGCCGGCGACCCCTCCCCGCTCGAACCCCTGTTCCGCGACGTCCGGCTGGTCGACATTCCCGGGCGCGACCATAACCGCGCCGTCGGCGACCGCATCTACAAACAGGCCGTGCTGGAGTTTCTGGCGACGCGGCCGTGA